The following proteins are encoded in a genomic region of Ostrea edulis chromosome 7, xbOstEdul1.1, whole genome shotgun sequence:
- the LOC125656190 gene encoding protein sll1483-like, producing the protein MMKAVVVFCLIGLAVCQEGNIVQVAQKLGATTLLQFATEAGLADTLANGGPFTVFAPTNEAFAKLPPKVVEYLKKNKEALEMVLKYHVLSGKTYSSQLKNELDVPTLDPKLKCRINIYQNGKVITADGSPVVMADQNATNGVIHVISRVEFPIPLADVVKTAQKDNELGTLVKAVVAAGLVDTLSGPGPFTVFAPTDKAFAKLPPGTLDNLLKNKTALTDVLTYHVVSGTYFSAGLTSGAVPTVEGKSVNIVVGQGGVKVNDATVERPDEAVTNGVIHIIDTVLIPPKYQKISSGYRFRPFRV; encoded by the exons ATGATGAAGGCGGTAGTAGTGTTCTGTTTGATCGGTCTCGCCGTGTGCCAGGAAGGTAACATTGTACAGGTTGCACAGAAGCTTGGTGCAACGACTCTGTTGCAGTTCGCCACGGAGGCTGGTCTAGCTGACACTCTGGCTAATGGAG GTCCCTTCACCGTCTTCGCTCCAACAAATGAGGCTTTTGCTAAACTACCACCAAAAGTTGtagaatatttaaagaaaaataaggaAGCCCTTGAAATGGTGCTGAAATATCATGTTCTAAGTGGAAAGACATACTCAAGTCAGCTCAAGAACGAACTGGATGTGCCAACACTGGATCCCAAACTAAAATGTAGAATCAACATATACCAAAACGGCAAG GTGATCACAGCAGACGGCAGCCCTGTAGTCATGGCTGATCAGAACGCAACTAACGGCGTCATCCATGTCATTAGTCGCGTGGAGTTCCCCATCCCATTGGCAGATGTCGTCAAGACAGCACAGAAAGATAACGAGCTGGGGACACTAGTGAAAGCTGTGGTGGCAGCAGGACTTGTTGATACTCTTTCAG GCCCCGGTCCATTTACCGTGTTTGCACCAACAGACAAAGCCTTTGCGAAACTTCCCCCAGGAACACTAGACAACCTTCTGAAGAACAAAACAGCACTTACAG ACGTACTAACATACCATGTAGTAAGCGGAACCTACTTCAGTGCAGGACTTACTTCCGGTGCCGTCCCAACTGTAGAGGGTAAAAGCGTCAACATAGTAGTAGGACAAGGag GTGTTAAAGTGAATGATGCCACCGTAGAACGCCCGGATGAAGCTGTAACTAACGGCGTGATCCACATCATCGATACAGTTCTAATTCCTCCAAAATACCAGAAAATCTCGTCTGGATATAGATTCCGCCCATTCAGAGTGTag